A window from Centropristis striata isolate RG_2023a ecotype Rhode Island chromosome 4, C.striata_1.0, whole genome shotgun sequence encodes these proteins:
- the LOC131970292 gene encoding uncharacterized protein LOC131970292 yields the protein MSKKTRLPLMHKLMLHNLAPVQIYVGVMRLTGDSLKPVRGKSLPLDIQPHWTSEQLLASAVKKQIDFNQDMQDVVHVLLYPDGRQVINIPGTDDPFTVQKYKEALGKAYQKITLYICTAEDFETSCGQSSSEDDSVVHVNVPSVESDLSDTVVWDIPDSVSTPRMEKVLQGPSKCQQPESHQDGQQPTAQEQNLNTCYR from the exons ATGTCAAAGAAGACACGCCTGCCACTCATGCACAAGTTGATGTTGCACAACCTAGCACCAGTGCAG atttatgttGGAGTTATGAGGCTGACAGGTGACTCCCTAAAACCTGTAAGAGGGAAGTCACTCCCTCTTGACATTCAGCCTCACTGGACATCAGAGCAGCTATTGGCTTCtgctgttaaaaaacaaatagattTTAACCAGGACATGCAGGATGTTGTCCATGTTTTGTTGTACCCTGATGGCAGACAAGTGATAAACATCCCAGGAACAGATGACCCTTTCACTGTCCAGAAGTACAAGGAGGCATTAGGGAAGGCCTACCAGAAGATAACACTATACATTTGCACTGCAGAGGATTTTGAAACCAGTT GTGGACAGTCTTCTAGTGAAGATGACAGTGTCGTCCATGTGAACGTGCCATCTGTGGAAAGTGATCTCTCTGACACTGTG GTCTGGGACATTCCAGATAGTGTGAGCACACCAAGAATGGAGAAAGTTTTGCAGGG ACCCTCCAAATGCCAACAACCAGAATCTCATCaa gATGGACAGCAACCAACTGCCCAGGAACAGAATCTGAATACCTGTTATAGGTAA